CTCGCCGACTACCCGGTCGCGATCCTCGCGCCCGCGTCCACCGCCGCCGATCTCACCCCCGGGAGCCGAGCATGACCGACGACCGCTTCGACATCTGGGCCCCGAAAGCCCGCACCCTGGCCCTCTCCGTGGGCGACGAGCGCCTGCCGCTCGCGCCCGTCGGCGACGGCTGGTGGACCCTCGACGCCGACCGCGCCGAGGCCCTGCCCTCCGGCGACCTCGACTACGGCTACCTCGTGGACGACTCCGACACCCCGCTGCCGGACCCGCGCTCGCGTCGCCAGCCCGAGGGCGTCCACGGCCGCTCGCGCACGTACGACCCGTCGTCCTTCGCGTGGACCGACCAGGCGTGGACCGGGCGCCAGCTCGCGGGGGCCGTCATCTACGAGATGCACATCGGGACGTTCACGCCCGACGGCACGCTCGACTCCGCCATCGACAGGCTCGACCACCTCGTGGCGCTCGGCGTGGACCTCGTGGAGGTGCTGCCGGTCAACGGCTTCAACGGCACCCACAACTGGGGCTACGACGGCGTCCTCTGGTACACGGTCCAGGAGACCTACGGCGGACCCGAGGCGTACCAGCGCTTCGTCGACGCGTGCCACGCGCGCGGCCTCGGCGTCGTGCAGGACGTCGTGTACAACCACCTCGGCCCCTCGGGCAACTACCTGCCGGAGTTCGGGCCGTACCTCCACGAGGCGTCGGCCAACACGTGGGGATCCAGCCTCAACCTCGACGGCGAGGACTCCGGTCCCGTGCGCGAGTACATCATCGACAACGCGCTCATGTGGCTCGGCGACTACCACGTCGACGCGCTGCGCCTCGATGCGGTGCACGCGCTCGTCGACGCGACCGCGACGCACCTCCTCGAGGAGCTCGCGGTGCAGGTGGACGTGCTGTCGGCCCACGTCGGCCGCCCGCTCACGCTCATCGCGGAGTCCGACCTCAACGACCCGAAGCTGATCACCTCCCGCGAGGCGCACGGCTACGGGCTCGACGCGCAGTGGAGCGACGACTTCCACCACGCCGTCCACGTCGCGCTCACGGGCGAGACGACCGGGTACTACGAGGACTTCGCGTCGCTCGGGGCGCTCGCCAAGGTCATCACGCGCGGCTTCTTCCACGACGGCACGTGGTCGTCGTTCCGCGGCCGCGTCCACGGCCGGCCGATCGACCGGGAGCGGATCCCCGCGCACCGCCTCGTGGTCGCGAACCAGAACCACGACCAGATCGGCAACCGCGCCACGGGCGACCGCCTCACGGCGACGCTCGACGAGGGCGGGCTCGCGCTGGCCGCGGTCCTCACGCTGACGTCGCCCTTCACGCCGATGCTCTTCATGGGCGAGGAGTGGGGCGCCACCACCCCGTGGCAGTTCTTCACGTCGCACCCGGAGCACGACCTCGGCGAGGCGACCGCGAAGGGCCGCATCGAGGAGTTCGCGAAGATGGGCTGGGACGAGTCGGTCGTGCCGAACCCGCAGGACCTCTCGACCTTCCAGGACTCCAAGCTCGACTGGTCGGAGCTGTACGGGACCGAGGCCGCCGACTCGCGGCACGCCCGCCTGTTCGGCCTGTACGGCGAGCTGATCCGCCTGCGTCGCGCCCACCCCGACCTCACCGACCCCCGCTTCGCCGAGGTCGAGGTCGAGGTGCACGAGGAGGCGCGCCTGCTCGTGATGGACCGCGGCGAGCTGTCCATCGTGGTCAACCTGTCCGACGAGGAGCGCCGCGTGCCCGTCGTGGGCGAGCGTCCCGCGCTGCTGCTCGCGACCGCGCCGGGCGTCGCGCTGGGCGCCGACGAGGTCGTGCTGCCCGCGCGCTCGGCCGCGATCCTCGGCCCGGTGGCGGACTCCGCGGAGGCGTTGCTGGCCTGATCCACCGCATCCGGGGGCGGGGTCCGACGCGGCGCGCGAGCGCACGTCGGGCCCCGCCCCTGGCACGTCACGGACCCGTGCTACGTTCGAACCGGCCGGGGCTGGGGGGCACGCCGAAGACGTTCCCGCATGCCAGCTCGCGGAGACCTCTCGACGAATGGACACCTGTGCGCATATCTGTCATCGGCTGCGGCTACCTCGGCACCGTCCACGCGGCCTGCATGAGCCGCCTCGGGCACGACGTCGTCGCGATCGACGTCGACCAGGCCAAGATCGCGTCGCTCCAGTCCGGCGTCGCCCCGTTCTTCGAGCCGGGCCTGCCGGAGCTCCTCACCGAGCAGCTCGCTACCGGCCGCCTCCGGTTCACCACCGACATCGCCGAGGCCGCCGGGGCGCGCGTGCACTTCATCGCGGTTGGCACCCCGCAGAAGCGCGGCGAGAACGCGGCCGACCTGACCTACGTCGACGCAGCGGTGGACGCCCTCATCCCCCACCTCGCCGACGGCGACCTCGTGGCGGGCAAGTCCACGGTGCCCGTCGGCACGGCCAGGCGCCTCGCCGAGCGCATCGAGGGGCGCGTCCCCGGCGCGACGCTCATGTGGAACCCGGAGTTCCTGCGCGAGGGCTTCGCCGTCGAGGACACGCTCACGCCCGACCGCTTCGTCTACGGCCTGCCCGCGGGCGACGCCGGCGAGGCCGCGCGGACGACGCTCGACGAGGTGTACGCGACGGCCCTCGGCACCGGCACCGCCCGGGTCACGACCGACTACGAGACGGCCGAGCTCGTGAAGGTGTCCGCCAACGCGTTCCTCGCGACCAAGATCTCCTTCATCAACGCCATGGCGGAGGTGTGCGAGGCCACCGGCGCCGACGTCACGCAGCTCGCGGACGCCATCGGCTACGACGACCGCATCGGCCGCCGGTTCCTCAACGCGGGGGTCGGCTTCGGCGGCGGCTGCCTCCCGAAGGACATCCGCGCGTTCATGGCGCGCGCGGGCGAGCTCGGCGCCGACCAGGCGCTCACCTTCCTCCGCGAGGTCGACTCCATCAACATGCGCCGTCGCGTGCGCGCGGTCGACGTGGCGCGCGAGGTGTGCGGCGGATCCCTGCTCGGCCGCAACGTCGCCGTGCTGGGCCTCGCCTTCAAGCCGGAGTCGGACGACGTGCGCGACTCCCCCGCGCTCAGCATCTCCGCGCAGCTGCAGCTGCAGGGCGCGCGCGTGCTCGCGACGGATCCGTACGCGAACGAGAACTCGCGCCGCCGCTTCCCCGAGCTCACCTACGTCGACACCTGGCAGGAGGCGGCGCGCGACGCCGACGTCGTCATGCTGCTCACCGAGTGGAAGCAGTACCGGGCCATCGACCCCGCGGAGCTCAAGGCCATCGTGTCGACTCCCGTGATCGTCGACGGCCGCAACTGCCTCGACCCCGTCGCGTGGCGCGCCGCCGGGTGGCGCTACCGCGGCATGGGCCGGCCCTAGCCGACCCGGCCGGATCGCGTCATGCCCTCGCGGCGCGCGATCCGGCCTCAGCGCGGGGCGGTCGCCGCGATGCCGAAGAGGGCCCCGCCCGCGACGAGGATCGAGAGCACGACCGCGACCGGGATGAGCAGCAGCAGGCCGTTGAGGATGAGGCCCGTGACGGCGAAGCCGCGGCCGGCGGGCTCCTTGCGGATGCCGACGATGCCGAACACGAGGCCGACGAGCGGGCAGAGGAACGTCCAGAAGAACAGGACCGAGACGAGGCCCAGGATCATCGAGGTGAGGCTGAGGCCCCTCGGCGGCGCGACCGCGTAGACCGGCTGGCCCCAGGCGACCGCTGCCGGGGAGGGCGGGACCGGCGCGGGCGCGAGGCCGTACGGGGCGGCGGCGGAGGCAGGCGCGTACGGCTCGGCAGGAGGTGCCGCGGCGGCAGGAGGTACCGGGGCGGCCGGCGCCGCGGAGCCCGGGATCCCCTCCGGGGCCGCTCCCCCCTCCGCGGCCGGGACGTGGTCGTCGGGGGCGGGCGCGGCGGGATCGGTCATGGGGGTCCTCGTCAGTCGGGCGGGTGTCCGGGGAGGGTACCGCGGGCGGCCGCCTCCGTGCGCGGATCCGACACCGTGGCCCGCTTCGCCCCCGGCTTCCGGAGCAGCGACGCCGGGCCGATGGCGCCGCGGCCGAAGCGCTCCGCCGCCTGGTCGACCGTGCGCTCGGCCTCGCGCCAGCCCTCGTCCGCGTCCCACAGGGCGACGGCGCGGTTGTCGGCGTCGTCGAGCTGCTCGGCGCGCACGCCCACGAGCCGGACCCGGTCGCCCGGACGCGCGACCTGCTCGTACACGTCGCGGATCTCGTCGTAGATGCGACGCGCGACGTCGGTGGGCTCCGACAGCGTGCGGGACCGCGTGATGGTGCGGAAGTCGGAGTAGCGGAGCTTGAGCGACACGGTGCGGGCGGTGAGGCCCGCGCGCCGCAGCCGCTCGGCGACGCGCGTGGCCTGGCCGAGGAGCTCGCGGCGCACGACGTCGGGATCGGTCACGTCGTCGTGGAACGTGTTCTCGTGCCCCATGCTCTTCTCCTCGCGGTGCGTGCTGACGCGCCGGGGATCCCGCCCCCAGGAGAGGTCGTGCAGGCGGGCGCCCGCGGACTCGCCGAGCATCGACTGCAGGGCGGGCAGCGGGGTGTCCGCGATGTCGGCGACCGTGCGGAGGCCGCGGCGGAGGAGCGACTCCTCTGTGGTCTTCCCGACGCCCCAGAGCGCGCCGACGGGCAGCGCATGGAGGAACGGCAGCGTCTCGGCCGCGGGGATGACGAGCAGGCCGTCGGGCTTGCAGCGCGTGCTGGCGAGCTTGGCGACGAACTTGGTGGAGGCCGCGCCGACCGAGCAGGTGAGGCCGGTCTCGGCGTGCACGCGGCGGCGGATCATCGCGCCGATCTCCGCGGGCGACCCGAAGAGCCCCCGGGCGCCGGCCACGTCGAGGAACGCCTCGTCGATGCTGAGCGGCTCGACGAGCGGCGTGACGTCGCGGAAGATGCCCATGACCACGCGCGACCAGTGCGCGTACTTCTCCATGTGGCCGCCGATGACCGTGGCCTGCGGGCAGAGGCGCAGCGCCTGCGCCATGGGCATGGCCGAGCGGACGCCGAAGCGCCTGGCCTCGTAGGTGGCGCTCGTGACCACGCCGCGGCCCGACGACCCGCCGACGATGACGGGGGTTCCGCGCAGCTCCGGCCGCTCGAGCAGCTCGACGGCGGCGAAGAACGCGTCCATGTCGATGTGGAGGATGGTGGCCTCGGAGTCGTCCGCGCTCGCGTCGGACGTGCGCCTGGTCGATCCGTCCTGCCTGCTCATCTCGTGTCCACGCTAGCCCGGGCCGCCGACATCGGCCGCTCGGGCGCCCGCCGACGGGACGGCGGCGTCGGGATCAGGCCGCGGGCTGGGCGCGGTGCCCGGCGTCGTCGCCGCGCCCGGGGCACGGCTCGGCGACGGCGTCGGCGTCGGACGGCGACGCGCTCGACCTGCCCTCCAGCCGCGCGATGCGCTTGAGCGCGGCCTCGTGGCTCGTCGACTGGTCGCCCATCACGCGTCCGGCGACCCCGAGCATCACGCGGGTCGAGGCGAGCGCCGGCAGCGGGAAGGGGCCGAACGACGCCCTGTCGAGCCCGAGGAGCTCTCGGTACCTGGGCTCGAGCGAGGCCACGGCCCCGGCGAAGAGCACGCGGTAGGCCGGGAGCATGGACGCGCGCAGGGGCGGCTCGCGGAGGAAGGAGATCGTCTCGCGGGTGCGCTCGTCGGCGCGGAGGAGGCCCTGGTCGTGGAACGCGTCGATCTGCGCGTGCAGCTCGGCGTGCGAGCGCGGCGGCGCCTCCACGCCCATGAGCTCGCCCGCCTTCGCCCACTCGGCCACGTACCGGTCGGGCCCTCCCGGGATCGGCGGCCCCCACTGCATGTGCGTGCTGAGGAACGCGTCGGTGAAGACGATGTGCACCCAGGAGAGCAGGTCGGGGTCGTTCGCGCTGTAGGGGCGCTCGACGCCGAGGCCGTCGACGAACGTGCCCTGCACCTTCCGGTGGTAGCCGCGCACGCGCCGGCTCACGTCGACGGCGGTGTCCCGGTCGCCGAACGAGGTGGTGATGACCCAGCGCACGGTGCCGGCGAGGCGGCCGAGCGGGTCCTCGCGGTAGCGCGACCAGTCGTGGACCCCGGCCATGGCGCCCGGGTGCAGCGTCTGCATGAGGAGGGCGCGGATCCCGGCCACGAGCGTCGGCATGCCGCCGTGCACGGCCCAGACGGCGGATCCGGGGCCGAACCAGCCGGCGTCCTCGCCGTCCTCCAGGTCCTGGATCCACTGCGGGCGCCCCTCGGAGTCCGCGGAGAAGGTCTCCAGGATGTGGGACTTCCAGCGGTCCGCGAATCTGCTCACGTGCACGAACCTATCCCCCTGCCCGCGCCCTGAGGAGGCCGCAGCGCCCCCGACCCGGAACGGGGGCGTGACGGCTGCCTGGACGCCACCCCCATGCGGGGGACGCGCCTCCGGGCGACGCGGTCACGCGTCGAGGAGCGCGACGAGGGCCGCCACGGTGCGGGCGTTCCTCGCCGTCACGGAGGCCCCGAGGCCACGCCAGAACGCCAGCGGCACGCGCGACGCCGACACGCCGTCGGGGTGCCAGGAGTAGACCGCGTCGCGCGCGACCTCGACGAGGTCGGGGGCGATCGCCGCGGCCTGCGGCGGGGCGGGCAGCGGATCCAGCGGCCGGTCGAGGAAGGAGACGAGGAGGCGGGCGGGGTCGTCGGCGACGTCGCCGAACGGGATGCCGGCCGCGATGCGGCGGAAGTCGGCCGCGGGGACGAGGTGCACGTCCGCCGTCACGCCTGTCGCGAGCCGCACCGCGTCCTCGATCGCCACCGCGGCGCCGCGGCCGCTCGGCCGCTCGTGGTCGACGACCGCGTTGCCGCTCCGCAGGTGGGTGCGGACGCGCAGGTAGCCGAGCCCCTCGAGCGCCGCGGCGAGATCCGCCATCGGCACCTGCTTCGCGCGTCCGACGTTGATCCCGCGCAGCAGCACGACCGATCGCTCCATGCGGCACCCGCTCCCCCGCGGCTCCGTCGCCGTCCGCCCCAGTGTGGCCCGGTGGGCCGTCGACGTCACTCCCCCGACGGGCCGAACTGCTCGATGCGGATCGCGTCGCGGCCGACCCCGGCGTCGAGGAGGAGGCGCGTCGCGCCGCCCGCGAACGCCGTGGATCCGCACACGAACGCCACCCCGGCGCCCGCCGCGAGCCCCGCGACCTCCTCGGCCCGCAGGCGCCCGAACCCGCGCGCGCCGTGCCGCTCACGCGTGGTCACGATGAGCGCGCCTGCGGCCTCGAGCTCCGCGCGGCACGGGACGTCGACCGCCGTGCGCGCCGAGACGGCCACGCGCACGAGGTGCGGGACGCCGAGGTGCCGCGCGTGGCGGACCATCGACACGAGCGGCACCGCGCCCGTGCCGCCGCCGAGCGCGACCGCCGGCGTCGCGCCGTCCCAGACGAAGAAGCCGCCGATGGGCAGGCGCATCTCGATCTCGTCGCCGACCCGCGCGACGTCGGCGAAGAACCCGCTCACCTCGCCGTCCTCGTAGCGCTCCATCAGCAGCTCGACGTCCTGCTCGTGCGGCGCCGAGAGGATGGAGTACGAGCGCTGGGCCGTGTACCCGTCCTCCGCGCGCAGCCGGACGACGCAGTGCTGGCCGGGCAGGTGCGGGATCCGGTCGGGCACGTCGAAGCGCAGCAGGACGGTCGTGGGCGTCGGGTGCTCGAGCGCGGTGATCCTCGCCGTCCGCCACTCGCCGCCGACGGAGGCCGGGACGGCGGGCTCGCGCGCGGACCCGGGCTCCGGCGCGCTCAGCGGTCGCCCTGGTAGCGCTGCTCGCGCCACGGGTCGCCGCGGTCGTGGTAGCCGTTGCGCTCCCAGAAGCCCTGCTGGTCGCGGTCGAGGAGCGTGAGGCGGGCGATCCACTTCGCGCTCTTCCAGAAGTAGAGGTGCGGCACGAGGAGGCGCGCGGGTCCGCCGTGGTCCGCCGTGAGCGGGCGGCCGTCCGCCTCCCACGCGATCCACGCCCGGCCGCCGCGGAGGTCCTCGAGCGGGAGGTTCGTCGTGTAGCCGGAGTGCGAGGTCGCGAGGACGAAGCGCGCCTCCGGGAGCGGGCCAGCGGCGTCCAGCAGCGTGTCGACGCTCACGCCCGCGAAGCGCGTGTCGAGCCGGGTCCACGTGGTGACGCAGTGGATGTCGCCCGCGTACTCGGAGCGCGGCAGCGCGTGCGCCTCGTCCCAGTCCCAGGTGGTCGGGCGCTCGACGAGGCCGTCGACGGCGATGGACCAGCGCGACTCCGGCAGGTTCGGGACGGCCTCGGCGGTGAGGACGGGCCAGCCGCCCTGGGTGTCGTACTGGCCGGGCGGGAGCCGGTCGGCCGGGCCCTTCCGCGGGCGGCCGACGAAGCCGCGGGTGATGCCGGTCATGGGCGCCTCCTCGAGGGGCGGGTGGTGGGCGGGGTCCCGTCCATCATGGCGCGCGGGATCAGCGCGCGGACGAGTCGGACGGATCCGGATCCACGGGAGCGGACAGCATGGCGACCGCGTGCAGCCCGTCCGGGTCGACGACCTCGGCGAGGCGGACGAAGCCGAGCCGGCCGTGGAAGGCGAGCGACCCGGGGTTCGGCGGGAGCGTGTTGACCTCGCACGTGACGGCCGCGCGCCCGCTGCGCCGGGCCTCGCCGAAGACGCGGGCGTAGAGGACCTGGCCGAGCCGGCTCCCGCGGTGGCCATCGGCGACCACGATCCGGTCGACGTAGAGGCCGTCGACCCCGCGCTCCGCGAACCAGCGGTAGTTCGGGCTGTCGTAGGCGCCGCCCGGCTGCATCGCGAGGAGCATGCCGACGGGCGTCGCGCCGGGCGCGTCCGCGTCGACGACGGCGATCGCGAGGTCGGCGTGGCCGAGCACCTCGCCGAGCGACGCGGCGTCCATGGGCGGGACCGCGGGCACGGCCGCGTTGTTGAGCGGCACCATCCAGGCGAGGTCGGCGGGCACGAGGTCGCGGGTGGCGGGGGTCACGCATCGAGGGTACGGGAGCCGGGCGACCGGACCGGCCGGCCCGGCGCCCGCGTACCGTTGCCCGGGTGACCGCATCGCTCGTGCTCCTCAGCGACACCCACCTCCCGAAGCGCGCGAAGGACCTGCCGCGGGCGCTGTGGCGGGCGATCGACGCCGCCGACGTCGTGGTGCACGCGGGCGACTGGGTCGACGAGCCCGCCCTCGACGCGATCGCGGCGCGCTCGGCCCGGCTCCTCGCATGCTGGGGCAACAACGACCCCGCGGGGCTGCGGGCGCGGCTGCCGGAGACGGCCCGGGCGGTGATCGAGGGGATCCGGTTCGCCGTCACGCACGAGACGGGCGCCTCCACGGGCCGCGAGCGCCGCATGGACGCCGCGTTCCCGGACGCCGACGTGCTCGTCTTCGGCCACAGCCACATCCCCTGGGACACCGTGACGCCCGCGGGCCTCCGCCTCCTCAACCCCGGCTCGCCCACCGACCGCCGCCGCCAGCCGGACTTCACCTGGATGACCGCGACGGCCGACGCGGGGCGGCTCGACGTGGAGCTGCACCGGTCGGCGACGCGCGACTAGGCGCCGGCGGTCCCGCAGAAGTCGAGGATCGCGCCCTCGAGCACGTCCGCGAGCCGGCGGATCGAGTCGACCTCGGCCCACTCCTCGTCCGCGTGCGCGCCGCCGCCGGTGACGCCCAGGAGGATGCACGGGATCCCGGCCTCGAGCACGAGCCCGGCGTCGGTCCAGAACGGCTCGCCGCGGTGCGGGACGGGCGATCCGGTGACGCGCGCCCCGCTGTCGAGCACGGCGCGCGCGAGCGGCCCGTCGACGTCCGCCTCGAAGGCCGCGCGGGCGACGAGCGCCTCGAGCTCCGCGACCATGCCCGGCGTGCGGGCGGCGACCGCGGTGAGCGCGGCGCGCAGCTCGGCCTCGACGTCGGCCGTGGACTGGCCGGGGAGGAAGCGCCGCTCGACCGTGAGCACGCAGGAGTCGGCGACCGTGGCCGCGTCCGAGCCGCCGTGGATCCGGGAGACGCGCACCGCGCCCGTCCCGAGCAGCGGGTGGCGGGGTCCCGCGGCGAGACGCTCGGCCAGCGCGTCGAGCTCGCGGAGCACGAGCCCGGCGTGCGCGATCGCGTCGACGCCCTGCTCGGGCATCGACCCGTGGGCCGCGCGCCCGGTGAGTCGGATCTCGTACCAGCCGAATCCGCGGTGGGCGACGATCGCCTCGGACTGG
The genomic region above belongs to Clavibacter phaseoli and contains:
- the treZ gene encoding malto-oligosyltrehalose trehalohydrolase, whose protein sequence is MTDDRFDIWAPKARTLALSVGDERLPLAPVGDGWWTLDADRAEALPSGDLDYGYLVDDSDTPLPDPRSRRQPEGVHGRSRTYDPSSFAWTDQAWTGRQLAGAVIYEMHIGTFTPDGTLDSAIDRLDHLVALGVDLVEVLPVNGFNGTHNWGYDGVLWYTVQETYGGPEAYQRFVDACHARGLGVVQDVVYNHLGPSGNYLPEFGPYLHEASANTWGSSLNLDGEDSGPVREYIIDNALMWLGDYHVDALRLDAVHALVDATATHLLEELAVQVDVLSAHVGRPLTLIAESDLNDPKLITSREAHGYGLDAQWSDDFHHAVHVALTGETTGYYEDFASLGALAKVITRGFFHDGTWSSFRGRVHGRPIDRERIPAHRLVVANQNHDQIGNRATGDRLTATLDEGGLALAAVLTLTSPFTPMLFMGEEWGATTPWQFFTSHPEHDLGEATAKGRIEEFAKMGWDESVVPNPQDLSTFQDSKLDWSELYGTEAADSRHARLFGLYGELIRLRRAHPDLTDPRFAEVEVEVHEEARLLVMDRGELSIVVNLSDEERRVPVVGERPALLLATAPGVALGADEVVLPARSAAILGPVADSAEALLA
- a CDS encoding UDP-glucose dehydrogenase family protein, whose protein sequence is MRISVIGCGYLGTVHAACMSRLGHDVVAIDVDQAKIASLQSGVAPFFEPGLPELLTEQLATGRLRFTTDIAEAAGARVHFIAVGTPQKRGENAADLTYVDAAVDALIPHLADGDLVAGKSTVPVGTARRLAERIEGRVPGATLMWNPEFLREGFAVEDTLTPDRFVYGLPAGDAGEAARTTLDEVYATALGTGTARVTTDYETAELVKVSANAFLATKISFINAMAEVCEATGADVTQLADAIGYDDRIGRRFLNAGVGFGGGCLPKDIRAFMARAGELGADQALTFLREVDSINMRRRVRAVDVAREVCGGSLLGRNVAVLGLAFKPESDDVRDSPALSISAQLQLQGARVLATDPYANENSRRRFPELTYVDTWQEAARDADVVMLLTEWKQYRAIDPAELKAIVSTPVIVDGRNCLDPVAWRAAGWRYRGMGRP
- a CDS encoding DNA polymerase IV, with the protein product MSRQDGSTRRTSDASADDSEATILHIDMDAFFAAVELLERPELRGTPVIVGGSSGRGVVTSATYEARRFGVRSAMPMAQALRLCPQATVIGGHMEKYAHWSRVVMGIFRDVTPLVEPLSIDEAFLDVAGARGLFGSPAEIGAMIRRRVHAETGLTCSVGAASTKFVAKLASTRCKPDGLLVIPAAETLPFLHALPVGALWGVGKTTEESLLRRGLRTVADIADTPLPALQSMLGESAGARLHDLSWGRDPRRVSTHREEKSMGHENTFHDDVTDPDVVRRELLGQATRVAERLRRAGLTARTVSLKLRYSDFRTITRSRTLSEPTDVARRIYDEIRDVYEQVARPGDRVRLVGVRAEQLDDADNRAVALWDADEGWREAERTVDQAAERFGRGAIGPASLLRKPGAKRATVSDPRTEAAARGTLPGHPPD
- a CDS encoding oxygenase MpaB family protein — protein: MHVSRFADRWKSHILETFSADSEGRPQWIQDLEDGEDAGWFGPGSAVWAVHGGMPTLVAGIRALLMQTLHPGAMAGVHDWSRYREDPLGRLAGTVRWVITTSFGDRDTAVDVSRRVRGYHRKVQGTFVDGLGVERPYSANDPDLLSWVHIVFTDAFLSTHMQWGPPIPGGPDRYVAEWAKAGELMGVEAPPRSHAELHAQIDAFHDQGLLRADERTRETISFLREPPLRASMLPAYRVLFAGAVASLEPRYRELLGLDRASFGPFPLPALASTRVMLGVAGRVMGDQSTSHEAALKRIARLEGRSSASPSDADAVAEPCPGRGDDAGHRAQPAA
- a CDS encoding DUF1697 domain-containing protein; amino-acid sequence: MERSVVLLRGINVGRAKQVPMADLAAALEGLGYLRVRTHLRSGNAVVDHERPSGRGAAVAIEDAVRLATGVTADVHLVPAADFRRIAAGIPFGDVADDPARLLVSFLDRPLDPLPAPPQAAAIAPDLVEVARDAVYSWHPDGVSASRVPLAFWRGLGASVTARNARTVAALVALLDA
- a CDS encoding FAD-binding oxidoreductase; the protein is MARAALPGRPLSAPEPGSAREPAVPASVGGEWRTARITALEHPTPTTVLLRFDVPDRIPHLPGQHCVVRLRAEDGYTAQRSYSILSAPHEQDVELLMERYEDGEVSGFFADVARVGDEIEMRLPIGGFFVWDGATPAVALGGGTGAVPLVSMVRHARHLGVPHLVRVAVSARTAVDVPCRAELEAAGALIVTTRERHGARGFGRLRAEEVAGLAAGAGVAFVCGSTAFAGGATRLLLDAGVGRDAIRIEQFGPSGE
- a CDS encoding sulfite oxidase-like oxidoreductase translates to MTGITRGFVGRPRKGPADRLPPGQYDTQGGWPVLTAEAVPNLPESRWSIAVDGLVERPTTWDWDEAHALPRSEYAGDIHCVTTWTRLDTRFAGVSVDTLLDAAGPLPEARFVLATSHSGYTTNLPLEDLRGGRAWIAWEADGRPLTADHGGPARLLVPHLYFWKSAKWIARLTLLDRDQQGFWERNGYHDRGDPWREQRYQGDR
- a CDS encoding GNAT family N-acetyltransferase, whose translation is MTPATRDLVPADLAWMVPLNNAAVPAVPPMDAASLGEVLGHADLAIAVVDADAPGATPVGMLLAMQPGGAYDSPNYRWFAERGVDGLYVDRIVVADGHRGSRLGQVLYARVFGEARRSGRAAVTCEVNTLPPNPGSLAFHGRLGFVRLAEVVDPDGLHAVAMLSAPVDPDPSDSSAR
- a CDS encoding metallophosphoesterase family protein encodes the protein MTASLVLLSDTHLPKRAKDLPRALWRAIDAADVVVHAGDWVDEPALDAIAARSARLLACWGNNDPAGLRARLPETARAVIEGIRFAVTHETGASTGRERRMDAAFPDADVLVFGHSHIPWDTVTPAGLRLLNPGSPTDRRRQPDFTWMTATADAGRLDVELHRSATRD
- a CDS encoding M20/M25/M40 family metallo-hydrolase — protein: MSGAVTGPDAGVAGLVDPVDLAAELIRIDSTNPDLVTGAAGETAVAAHVAAWLRARGFDVRVLEDVPGRPTVLATARGTGGGRTILLDGHLDTVPPGDPARGGLAPLIEEGRLLGRGAFDMKAGLAAMMVAADRARRIGTRGDVVLALVADEEFGSIGTEEALRALAAAGTRIDGAVISEPSQSEAIVAHRGFGWYEIRLTGRAAHGSMPEQGVDAIAHAGLVLRELDALAERLAAGPRHPLLGTGAVRVSRIHGGSDAATVADSCVLTVERRFLPGQSTADVEAELRAALTAVAARTPGMVAELEALVARAAFEADVDGPLARAVLDSGARVTGSPVPHRGEPFWTDAGLVLEAGIPCILLGVTGGGAHADEEWAEVDSIRRLADVLEGAILDFCGTAGA